Proteins from one Ktedonobacterales bacterium genomic window:
- the nfi gene encoding deoxyribonuclease V (cleaves DNA at apurinic or apyrimidinic sites) produces the protein MSAPHLLHRWDLNPQEAVQLQRELASKVIREGQPEGVKIIAGIDISANDRTGLARAAIVALAYPSMEVVERVRHEEALRFPYIPGLLSFREAPSILAGFQKLQRQPDLLMVDGQGIAHPRRLGIASHLGLVLDLPSIGCAKSILTGHLKGDLSQEVGARVPLIADGEMLGMGLRTKARTNPLIVSIGHRISLEAAVEYVIRCCRGYRLPEPTRQAHNAASGNPPASESAEEKTHQPQAPTLWENI, from the coding sequence ATGTCTGCCCCTCATCTGCTGCATCGCTGGGACTTGAACCCCCAGGAGGCTGTTCAACTTCAGCGGGAACTGGCGAGCAAGGTCATTCGAGAAGGCCAGCCAGAAGGAGTCAAGATCATTGCTGGCATAGACATCTCCGCTAATGACCGCACAGGACTGGCACGCGCCGCCATTGTGGCGCTCGCTTATCCGTCAATGGAGGTCGTGGAACGAGTCAGGCACGAAGAAGCCCTGCGTTTTCCCTATATCCCTGGTCTGCTGTCGTTCCGCGAAGCGCCTTCGATCCTGGCAGGCTTCCAGAAGCTTCAGCGCCAGCCTGATCTGCTGATGGTTGACGGTCAGGGCATCGCCCATCCTCGGCGGCTGGGAATAGCCAGCCATCTGGGCCTTGTGCTGGACCTGCCCAGCATTGGTTGCGCAAAATCCATTCTGACCGGCCACCTGAAAGGTGATCTGAGCCAGGAAGTTGGCGCGCGGGTTCCGCTGATAGCCGATGGTGAAATGCTGGGGATGGGCCTGCGCACCAAAGCGCGTACCAACCCGCTCATCGTTTCCATCGGCCATCGGATCAGCCTGGAGGCGGCGGTCGAGTATGTGATCAGGTGCTGTCGGGGCTATCGCCTGCCAGAGCCAACGCGCCAGGCGCACAATGCCGCCAGTGGGAACCCTCCAGCCAGCGAAAGCGCAGAGGAAAAGACCCATCAGCCTCAAGCGCCAACGCTCTGGGAGAACATATGA
- a CDS encoding helix-turn-helix transcriptional regulator encodes MKLRGLRLARQRQGLSISQLAEMTGLRRESVSRFEHGQEEPQPYALRRLSTVLETSPAELCGVAPVDEVNTYSTLASRRGWVLEDLPSSTPVRR; translated from the coding sequence ATGAAGCTACGGGGCCTGCGACTGGCGCGCCAGCGCCAGGGACTGAGTATCAGCCAGCTCGCCGAGATGACCGGCTTGCGTCGGGAAAGCGTTAGCCGCTTTGAACACGGACAGGAAGAGCCACAACCATATGCGCTGCGGCGACTCTCGACCGTGCTGGAAACCTCTCCGGCGGAACTTTGTGGGGTGGCGCCTGTTGATGAGGTAAACACCTATTCCACTCTCGCCAGCAGGCGTGGCTGGGTGTTGGAAGATCTCCCTTCTTCAACGCCGGTGAGGCGCTGA
- a CDS encoding HAMP domain-containing sensor histidine kinase has product MEQEELEEMLVAPPEGVLAVDAANRARSHFISMVSHELRTPLNAINGFLSIVLDEQVGKLNDRQREFLEYAHDSTEQLIRLVQDILLISKADSGQLELQCADLALFDVLALVLRSSGLAANKAGVTLQSQVSPRLPRLWADAARLQQVFMNLVHNALKFTPPGGSVTIRARRAGELAEVSVTDTGCGIPYDDQPRIFDRFYQAEDALLVKHGGSGLGLTVARAIVEQHGGRIWLQSEPDCGSTFSFTIPLIQSQKRPAHQPGGLVQ; this is encoded by the coding sequence GTGGAACAGGAAGAACTTGAAGAGATGCTGGTTGCGCCCCCTGAGGGTGTGCTGGCGGTTGATGCGGCCAACCGGGCGCGCAGTCACTTTATCTCGATGGTTTCACATGAACTGCGCACGCCGCTTAATGCGATCAATGGTTTTCTCTCGATAGTGCTGGATGAGCAGGTCGGCAAACTCAATGACCGCCAGCGCGAGTTTCTGGAATATGCGCATGACAGCACCGAACAGCTTATCAGGCTGGTGCAAGACATTCTTCTGATCTCCAAAGCCGATAGCGGGCAACTTGAATTACAATGTGCGGACCTGGCGCTGTTCGATGTGCTTGCTCTGGTTCTGCGCTCCTCTGGCCTGGCGGCGAACAAGGCGGGAGTTACGCTTCAGAGCCAGGTATCGCCTCGTTTGCCTCGTCTGTGGGCTGATGCCGCGCGGCTCCAGCAAGTGTTCATGAATCTGGTCCACAACGCGCTGAAGTTTACGCCGCCTGGTGGCTCAGTCACTATTCGTGCGCGGCGCGCAGGCGAACTGGCCGAGGTAAGCGTGACGGATACCGGCTGTGGCATACCCTATGATGATCAGCCGCGTATCTTCGACCGCTTCTATCAAGCAGAGGATGCGTTGCTGGTGAAGCATGGAGGCTCTGGCCTGGGTTTGACGGTTGCCAGGGCGATTGTGGAGCAGCATGGCGGGCGCATCTGGCTGCAAAGTGAGCCAGATTGCGGCTCGACCTTCTCCTTTACGATTCCGCTCATTCAGTCTCAAAAGCGCCCGGCGCACCAGCCAGGGGGGCTGGTGCAGTAG
- a CDS encoding class I SAM-dependent methyltransferase, whose protein sequence is MDHRASSVESRALNRQEFYRRAYQRLASGWRDSLVLYCEAIDAHVQPDTHVLDIGCGHADFLASVYAKTPYTYGIDPDAEALSKNTTITHAVVGTVDHLPFEDNSFDLIVAAWVFEHLERPERACQEIYRALKPGGRLIFLTPNSWNYNVWIIRLIPHHFHDFFTRRLYQRQEHDTYRVQYKINSPRRIPGILLPIGFKEEQVILNGDPSYISFNKPLFMFACLMERLLDTRPLRGTRVHIIGVYQK, encoded by the coding sequence TTGGACCATAGAGCTTCGTCGGTGGAGTCGCGCGCCCTCAATCGGCAGGAGTTTTATCGCCGCGCCTATCAACGCCTGGCGTCAGGATGGAGAGATAGCCTGGTCCTGTACTGCGAGGCGATTGACGCGCATGTCCAGCCGGATACGCATGTGCTGGATATTGGCTGTGGACACGCGGACTTTCTGGCGTCTGTCTACGCGAAGACGCCTTATACCTATGGCATTGATCCCGATGCCGAGGCGCTTAGCAAAAACACGACGATTACGCACGCGGTGGTGGGGACGGTGGATCATCTGCCGTTTGAGGATAATTCGTTTGATTTGATTGTGGCGGCGTGGGTCTTCGAGCATCTGGAGCGGCCCGAACGGGCCTGCCAGGAAATCTATCGCGCCTTGAAGCCAGGGGGCAGGCTCATTTTCTTAACGCCCAATAGCTGGAATTACAACGTCTGGATCATTCGCCTGATCCCCCACCACTTTCATGATTTCTTCACCCGCAGGCTCTATCAGCGTCAGGAGCATGATACCTATCGCGTCCAGTACAAAATCAATTCACCCCGGCGGATACCGGGCATCCTTTTGCCTATCGGCTTCAAGGAAGAACAGGTTATCTTGAACGGCGACCCCTCCTACATCAGCTTCAACAAGCCGCTGTTTATGTTCGCCTGCCTTATGGAGCGGCTGCTCGATACCAGGCCCCTCCGGGGCACCAGAGTGCATATCATCGGGGTGTATCAGAAATAG
- a CDS encoding tRNA uridine-5-carboxymethylaminomethyl(34) synthesis enzyme MnmG, whose translation MADRERALGDGARLAGASYDVIVVGAGHAGCEAALAAARMGCSTLLITMNLDSIALMPCNPSMGGPAKGHLLREIDALGGEAPRNTDRTFIQIRMLNTGKGPAVQALRAQCDKQAYRLAMKFALEAQPNLDLKQASITHFIAEAGPDGRPVMRGVITAQGWEYRAKAVVMTTGTFINGRLVVGEKTQPGGRAGEGPALVISDSLQQLGLAMGRLKTGTPPRIDARTIDFSKTIPQPGSPKPLYFSADRAAREEVLLPPGRPNPLYPIPAEMQTTWRPQLPCYLAHTTPETHAVIRANLHRSPLYSGLIEGVGPRYCPSIEDKVVRFAQKEMHQVFLEPEGWKTGEVYVQGMNTSLPEDVQLAMLRTIPALEHVEMMRVGYAVEYDFVPSDQITLALEAKPVERLFLAGQINGTSGYEEAAAQGLIAGINAALKAQGKAPFILARHEAYMGVLLDDLVTQPMKEPYRLHTSRAEHRLLLRQDNADLRLSQYGRQLGLLDDARWEAAERKRQALEEAMEGLDMVAFNANQAQEDRAREVGLAPLGQRLTGRELLRRPESRYWQVAALDSRLPTLEEDVAAEVEVQVKYEGYVRKQERAVERVRRFEELLIPEATDYAAVPNLRTEAREKLARVRPYTLGQAGRVGGVTAADIAVLLVYLERQRRQQSALPA comes from the coding sequence ATGGCTGATCGGGAGAGAGCGTTGGGCGATGGCGCGCGGCTAGCGGGCGCAAGCTATGACGTGATTGTGGTGGGAGCGGGACACGCGGGCTGCGAGGCGGCGCTGGCGGCGGCGCGGATGGGCTGCTCGACGCTGTTAATTACGATGAATCTGGATAGTATCGCGCTGATGCCGTGCAATCCGTCAATGGGCGGGCCTGCCAAAGGGCATCTGCTGCGCGAGATTGACGCATTGGGCGGCGAGGCGCCGCGCAACACTGACCGCACGTTTATTCAGATTCGCATGCTTAATACCGGCAAAGGACCAGCCGTACAGGCGCTTCGCGCGCAGTGCGATAAGCAGGCGTACCGGCTGGCGATGAAGTTTGCGCTGGAGGCGCAGCCGAACCTCGATCTGAAGCAGGCATCGATCACGCACTTTATCGCTGAGGCCGGGCCGGATGGTCGCCCGGTGATGCGCGGCGTTATCACGGCCCAGGGCTGGGAGTATCGCGCCAAAGCGGTAGTAATGACGACCGGTACGTTTATTAACGGGCGGCTGGTGGTTGGTGAAAAGACGCAGCCTGGCGGGCGCGCGGGCGAAGGTCCGGCGCTGGTCATCTCCGATTCGCTGCAACAGCTTGGCCTGGCGATGGGGCGACTGAAGACGGGAACGCCGCCGCGCATTGATGCGCGCACGATTGATTTTAGCAAGACGATCCCACAGCCAGGCAGCCCGAAGCCCCTCTATTTCTCGGCTGATCGCGCGGCGCGTGAAGAAGTGCTGCTGCCGCCTGGCCGCCCCAATCCGCTCTATCCTATTCCAGCAGAGATGCAGACGACCTGGCGGCCACAGCTTCCCTGCTATCTCGCGCACACCACTCCTGAAACGCACGCGGTTATCCGCGCCAATCTGCATCGCTCGCCGCTCTACAGCGGGCTGATCGAGGGGGTTGGGCCGCGCTACTGTCCCTCTATCGAGGATAAGGTGGTGCGCTTCGCGCAGAAGGAGATGCATCAGGTCTTTCTGGAGCCGGAAGGCTGGAAGACTGGCGAAGTTTATGTGCAGGGGATGAATACCAGCCTGCCAGAAGATGTGCAGCTTGCCATGCTGCGCACCATTCCGGCGCTGGAACATGTGGAGATGATGCGCGTCGGCTATGCCGTCGAATATGATTTTGTGCCTTCCGATCAGATTACGCTCGCGCTGGAGGCAAAGCCGGTGGAGCGGCTCTTCCTGGCGGGCCAGATTAACGGTACATCGGGGTACGAGGAGGCGGCGGCCCAGGGTTTGATCGCGGGCATCAACGCGGCGCTCAAAGCGCAGGGCAAGGCGCCATTTATTCTGGCGCGCCACGAAGCCTATATGGGCGTCTTGCTGGATGATCTGGTGACACAGCCTATGAAAGAGCCATATCGGTTGCATACGTCGCGGGCTGAGCATCGTTTGCTGCTGCGCCAGGATAACGCTGATTTGCGGCTGAGTCAGTACGGACGGCAATTAGGGCTGCTGGATGACGCGCGCTGGGAAGCGGCTGAGCGCAAGCGCCAGGCGCTTGAGGAGGCGATGGAGGGATTGGATATGGTGGCCTTCAATGCGAATCAGGCCCAGGAGGACCGGGCGCGCGAGGTGGGGCTGGCGCCGCTGGGGCAGCGGCTGACCGGGCGGGAATTGCTGCGGCGGCCAGAGTCACGCTACTGGCAGGTGGCGGCGCTGGATAGTCGGCTGCCGACGTTGGAAGAGGATGTGGCGGCGGAGGTGGAGGTGCAGGTGAAGTATGAAGGCTATGTGCGCAAGCAAGAGCGGGCGGTGGAGCGGGTGCGTCGCTTTGAGGAACTGCTGATTCCCGAAGCAACCGATTACGCGGCGGTGCCTAATCTGCGAACCGAGGCGCGTGAGAAATTGGCGCGAGTCCGTCCCTATACGCTGGGGCAGGCGGGACGGGTCGGCGGAGTGACGGCGGCGGATATTGCGGTGCTGCTCGTCTATCTAGAGCGCCAGCGCCGCCAGCAAAGCGCGTTACCCGCTTGA
- the hflX gene encoding GTPase HflX, which produces MIDLQEGAAEKAFLAGVEVASSESLWSTEDSLEELAALARTAGAEVVGSMIQRLRAPDMRYYLGKGRTAELKQLQQELGFDLVIFDDELSPSQQRNLEGEVNARVIDRTALILDIFAQHAHTREGKLQVELAQLEYRLPRLTGRGTALSRVGGGSRGAGGGGLGGAIGVRGPGETKLEVDRRRIRKRISDLRHELEGVRRQRTQQRRERLEQAMPVVSIVGYTNAGKSTLFNALALAEVLVENKLFATLDPTTRHLVLPSHQEILLSDTVGFIQKLPTDLVAAFRATLEEVSEADLLIEVVDISHENAIEQSQTVNEVLAELGASEKPRVTALNKIDLLEDVAQLDLSLFPNAVPISAREGRGLDALLQKVGQVVAAEMKPVRVRIPYEAGHMVELFHRRGRVLRERHTDKGAIIEGSLPQALHPLFEPFQLQRHS; this is translated from the coding sequence TTGATCGATCTGCAAGAAGGGGCCGCAGAAAAGGCATTCCTGGCCGGGGTAGAGGTGGCGAGCAGCGAAAGCCTCTGGAGTACCGAGGATTCGCTGGAAGAACTGGCCGCGCTGGCGCGCACCGCCGGAGCCGAAGTGGTGGGGAGCATGATCCAGCGGCTGCGAGCGCCGGACATGCGCTATTATCTGGGCAAAGGGCGCACCGCCGAACTGAAGCAGCTTCAGCAAGAACTGGGCTTTGATCTGGTCATCTTTGATGACGAACTCTCGCCCTCACAGCAGCGCAACCTGGAGGGCGAAGTCAACGCCCGCGTCATTGATCGCACCGCCTTGATTCTGGACATCTTCGCCCAGCATGCCCACACCCGCGAAGGCAAATTGCAGGTCGAACTGGCTCAGTTAGAGTATCGCCTGCCCCGGCTCACCGGACGCGGCACAGCCCTCTCGCGCGTGGGCGGTGGCTCGCGCGGCGCGGGCGGAGGCGGCCTGGGGGGCGCTATCGGCGTGCGCGGACCCGGCGAAACAAAACTGGAAGTGGACCGCAGGCGCATTCGCAAGCGCATCAGCGATCTGCGCCACGAATTAGAGGGCGTGCGCAGACAGCGCACCCAGCAGCGGCGCGAGCGTCTGGAACAGGCCATGCCGGTGGTCTCCATTGTTGGCTATACGAACGCCGGCAAATCCACCCTGTTCAACGCCCTGGCCCTGGCCGAAGTGCTGGTCGAAAACAAGCTCTTTGCCACGCTCGATCCGACTACCCGCCATCTCGTGCTGCCCAGCCACCAGGAGATTTTGCTGAGCGATACCGTCGGCTTTATCCAGAAGTTGCCCACCGATCTGGTGGCCGCCTTTCGCGCCACGCTGGAGGAAGTCAGCGAAGCCGATCTTTTGATCGAAGTCGTTGACATCAGCCACGAAAACGCGATTGAACAAAGCCAGACCGTCAATGAAGTCCTGGCTGAATTGGGGGCCAGCGAGAAGCCGCGTGTCACGGCCCTCAACAAAATTGACCTGCTAGAAGATGTGGCGCAGCTTGATCTCAGCCTCTTCCCAAACGCCGTACCTATCTCAGCGCGCGAAGGTCGCGGGCTGGATGCCTTGCTGCAAAAGGTGGGGCAGGTCGTCGCGGCAGAAATGAAGCCGGTGCGGGTGCGCATCCCTTATGAAGCCGGTCATATGGTCGAACTCTTTCATCGTCGCGGGCGCGTGCTGCGCGAGCGCCACACCGACAAAGGCGCCATCATCGAAGGCAGCCTGCCGCAAGCCCTGCACCCGCTCTTTGAGCCGTTTCAGTTGCAGCGCCACAGTTAA
- a CDS encoding methyl-accepting chemotaxis protein — translation MRRIFSQTSNQLNAKSLSAMQEFEAARRARQIKEVLRLGNAMRAELQLEILLRQIVEAISTCIGFRVAILNLVHGDPPELECAAFVGISQEDEQRMRASPPALNQLLAMMRPEFRMSQSYFIPHEHSHLTRGMEVVTTKTITWHGENTWHPQDILLVPLVSPRENKLLGILSIDDPEDGLQPSLETIEVIELFTNQAALGIDNARVFQQREQERQALELAIFDLLEEVEQARQGNLTVRARISETSLGAVADSLNEMLRALNTVLSEVRQATNVVSKSAADLQIAARRLATGAQQQERQVNDIFKAIREMAASVQQVSDNAVTAAGVTHQALEITNEGRQGVERAVQGMNAVREMVLQSAKKIKRLGESSQEIGEIVQLISDFASKTNLLALNASIEAVRAGEHGRGFSAVAQEIRNLATSSAEATKQVAAKIKGIQNETNAVVVSMEQSTQQVVIQSDLAAHAGSALQAMDAVMQRIVQHIEGISSAAAQQARAGGFVARSMGDIAQITVYTARNIDQMHASMSRLTELAESLQKRVGVFQLSEEDTSKRESITGKTSGTISNPSFARQTGELHSFEFREEGAAREK, via the coding sequence ATGAGGCGTATCTTCTCTCAGACTTCCAATCAATTAAACGCAAAATCACTATCTGCTATGCAGGAGTTCGAGGCAGCGCGCCGCGCCAGGCAAATTAAAGAAGTGCTGCGTCTGGGCAACGCCATGCGCGCAGAACTCCAGCTAGAAATCCTCCTGCGGCAGATCGTCGAGGCCATCAGCACCTGTATTGGCTTCCGCGTAGCTATTCTCAATCTGGTGCATGGTGATCCCCCTGAGTTGGAATGCGCAGCCTTTGTCGGCATCAGTCAGGAAGACGAGCAGCGTATGCGCGCATCACCACCAGCACTCAACCAATTGCTGGCGATGATGCGCCCCGAATTTCGCATGAGCCAATCCTACTTCATTCCCCACGAGCATTCGCATCTGACCAGAGGGATGGAGGTTGTCACCACCAAAACCATCACCTGGCACGGGGAGAATACCTGGCACCCCCAGGATATACTGCTGGTTCCTCTGGTCAGCCCGCGCGAGAACAAATTGTTGGGTATCCTCTCCATTGACGATCCCGAAGACGGGCTGCAACCTTCGCTTGAGACCATCGAGGTCATCGAGCTATTCACCAATCAGGCGGCGCTAGGCATTGATAACGCCCGTGTTTTCCAGCAGCGCGAACAAGAGCGTCAGGCGCTTGAACTAGCCATCTTCGACCTTCTGGAAGAAGTGGAGCAAGCCCGGCAGGGGAATCTGACCGTGCGCGCCCGCATCAGCGAGACCAGCCTGGGCGCTGTAGCCGATTCACTGAACGAAATGCTCCGCGCCCTCAACACGGTCTTGTCGGAAGTACGCCAGGCCACGAACGTAGTCAGCAAGAGCGCCGCCGATTTGCAGATCGCCGCCAGGCGGCTGGCAACCGGCGCTCAGCAGCAGGAGCGCCAGGTTAACGACATCTTCAAAGCGATCCGAGAGATGGCTGCCTCGGTGCAGCAGGTCTCAGATAATGCCGTTACTGCTGCTGGCGTAACGCATCAGGCGCTGGAAATCACCAACGAGGGCCGTCAGGGAGTAGAGCGCGCCGTCCAGGGCATGAATGCGGTGCGCGAGATGGTGCTGCAATCCGCCAAAAAGATCAAACGGCTGGGCGAAAGTAGTCAGGAGATCGGAGAAATTGTCCAGCTTATCTCTGATTTTGCCAGCAAGACGAACCTGCTCGCCCTCAATGCCTCCATCGAGGCGGTACGCGCAGGCGAACATGGTCGCGGCTTCTCTGCCGTCGCCCAGGAGATTCGCAACCTCGCCACTTCCAGCGCCGAAGCCACCAAACAGGTTGCCGCGAAGATCAAAGGCATTCAGAACGAGACAAACGCCGTCGTCGTCAGCATGGAGCAAAGCACACAGCAGGTCGTGATTCAATCGGACCTGGCCGCGCATGCCGGATCAGCACTTCAGGCGATGGATGCAGTCATGCAGCGCATTGTGCAGCACATCGAGGGGATCAGCAGCGCGGCTGCCCAGCAGGCACGCGCTGGCGGTTTTGTGGCGCGTTCGATGGGCGACATTGCCCAGATCACCGTCTACACCGCCCGCAACATTGACCAGATGCACGCCTCAATGAGCCGCCTCACCGAACTGGCCGAATCGCTGCAAAAGCGCGTTGGGGTCTTCCAGCTTTCCGAAGAAGATACCTCCAAGCGCGAAAGCATCACAGGAAAAACATCTGGAACGATCAGCAACCCATCGTTTGCCAGGCAGACCGGGGAACTGCACTCTTTCGAATTTCGAGAGGAAGGCGCGGCCCGCGAGAAATAA
- a CDS encoding response regulator transcription factor — MRLPFFPILRTQGFYRAAAMRILVVDDEPISTKLVHFILSEEGYDVTSVDSPRGAMAMIQRQLPDLILLDVNMPQMNGFVFHKHLRENDYDIPVIFVTAKGELEDKLNGLRQGADDYIVKPFDPAELLARVQAVLRRYRKATAQASEKILRAGEFELNMADLQMCLPDKRTVLLTPREMKIMLILAGRVGQILRREELLDAIWGENYPGESNIVDVYIRRLRRKIEHDPANPQYIQSARGVGYKFVGK; from the coding sequence ATGCGGCTTCCCTTTTTCCCGATTCTGCGGACACAGGGCTTCTACCGCGCAGCAGCTATGAGGATTTTAGTCGTTGATGATGAACCTATCAGTACCAAGCTCGTGCATTTTATTCTGAGTGAAGAAGGCTACGATGTGACCTCGGTTGATAGCCCGCGCGGCGCGATGGCGATGATTCAGCGACAGTTACCAGACCTGATTCTGCTGGATGTGAACATGCCGCAGATGAACGGTTTTGTGTTCCATAAGCACCTGCGCGAAAACGACTATGATATTCCGGTCATCTTCGTGACCGCGAAAGGAGAGCTGGAGGACAAACTCAATGGGCTGCGCCAGGGGGCCGATGATTATATTGTCAAGCCCTTCGATCCGGCTGAGCTGCTGGCGCGTGTACAGGCGGTCCTGCGCCGCTATCGTAAAGCAACCGCCCAGGCGAGCGAGAAGATTTTGCGGGCAGGCGAATTCGAGTTGAACATGGCTGATCTCCAGATGTGCCTCCCTGATAAACGTACCGTTCTGCTGACGCCCAGGGAGATGAAAATCATGCTGATTCTGGCTGGACGGGTCGGCCAGATTCTGCGGCGGGAAGAACTGCTTGATGCCATCTGGGGCGAAAATTATCCAGGAGAGAGCAATATTGTTGATGTCTATATCCGGCGTCTCCGGCGCAAGATTGAGCATGACCCAGCCAACCCTCAGTATATTCAATCGGCGCGCGGGGTTGGCTACAAATTCGTTGGCAAGTGA
- a CDS encoding DUF5658 family protein — protein sequence MMLRSAPRQSRRARFSTPFWLAFFAVLNAFDLITTYVDLQAGMREGNPLMRALLDQAGFSALIVYKALMILAVSAGILILSRSYRGLARLALVICNVLVLVVVLSNFIQYQW from the coding sequence ATGATGTTGCGTTCGGCTCCTCGCCAGTCACGGCGCGCGCGCTTTTCGACGCCGTTCTGGCTGGCATTCTTTGCTGTTCTGAATGCGTTTGACCTGATTACAACCTATGTTGATCTCCAGGCGGGCATGCGTGAAGGTAATCCGCTCATGCGGGCGCTGCTCGACCAGGCGGGATTTAGCGCGCTGATTGTCTATAAGGCGCTGATGATCCTGGCTGTCTCTGCCGGGATTCTGATACTCAGCCGCAGCTATCGTGGTCTGGCGCGCCTCGCGCTTGTTATATGTAATGTGTTGGTGTTGGTGGTTGTGCTCTCCAACTTTATCCAGTACCAGTGGTAG
- the aspS gene encoding aspartate--tRNA ligase, with product MGLETTLRTVTCGELTAANVGQQVTLTGWVNRRRDHGKLIFLDLRDRYGVTQLIFDPERGPGASEAHAIAESVRLEYVLRVQGKVERRLPGSENPDLPTGEIEVVPSAVEVLNPARSTPFVISDQASADEPLRLKYRYLDLRRPSVRENIVLRHRVVKRIRDYLDARSFLEVETPILTKSTPEGARDYLVPSRLYAGKFYALPQAPQQFKQLLMVAGLDRYFQIARCFRDEDQRSDRQPEFTQLDVEMSFVSEEDVMGLIEGLLIDLVQALTQKRIQQQPFPRLTFAEVVDRYGTDHPDIRFGLPLVEISDLAATSDFRVFAEAVRAGGMVKGLRLPGAASYSRKEIDELGEQARVLGAKGLVTVALGADGVRSPLTKAMSEAQLGAIITRMEAQTGDLLLFVADSAKVCNDVLSRMRARLGERLGLIPNEVMGLCWVVDFPLLEWNEDERRYQAEHNPFSGMQAGDEALLESDPLRVRARQYDVICNGYEIGGGSIRINQAELQRRVFRLLGLSDEQIQEQFGHMLEAFEYGAPPHGGIALGLDRLVMLLADEESIREVIAFPKTQSAQDLLMQAPSSVAPEQLRELRLRVQE from the coding sequence ATGGGTTTGGAGACGACGCTGCGGACGGTGACCTGCGGCGAACTGACGGCGGCCAATGTAGGCCAGCAGGTGACGCTGACCGGCTGGGTCAATCGGCGGCGCGATCATGGTAAATTGATCTTTCTTGATCTGCGGGACCGCTACGGCGTGACCCAGCTTATTTTTGACCCCGAACGTGGCCCTGGGGCGAGCGAGGCGCACGCGATTGCCGAGTCGGTGCGTCTGGAATACGTGCTGCGGGTACAGGGGAAGGTGGAAAGACGCCTGCCCGGCTCGGAGAATCCCGACCTTCCTACGGGAGAGATTGAGGTAGTGCCCAGCGCGGTAGAGGTGCTGAACCCGGCTCGCTCGACGCCTTTTGTCATCAGTGATCAGGCGTCTGCGGATGAGCCGCTGCGTCTGAAATACCGTTATCTGGACCTGCGGCGGCCCTCGGTACGCGAGAATATCGTGCTGCGCCATCGGGTGGTGAAGCGGATTCGAGACTATCTGGATGCGCGCAGCTTTTTGGAGGTGGAGACACCGATTCTCACGAAGAGTACGCCGGAAGGCGCACGCGATTATCTGGTGCCGAGCCGCCTGTATGCGGGCAAGTTCTACGCGCTGCCTCAAGCGCCGCAGCAGTTCAAGCAGTTGCTCATGGTTGCGGGGCTGGACCGCTATTTCCAGATTGCGCGCTGTTTCCGCGATGAAGACCAACGCTCTGACCGCCAGCCAGAGTTCACCCAGTTGGACGTAGAGATGTCGTTTGTCAGCGAAGAGGATGTGATGGGGCTGATCGAGGGGCTGCTAATCGATCTGGTGCAAGCCCTGACCCAGAAGCGCATCCAGCAGCAGCCATTCCCGCGTCTGACCTTTGCAGAGGTGGTGGATCGCTATGGTACCGATCACCCCGATATTCGCTTTGGGCTGCCGCTGGTGGAGATCAGCGATCTGGCGGCGACGAGCGATTTTCGGGTGTTTGCCGAGGCGGTGCGCGCGGGTGGTATGGTCAAGGGCTTGCGGCTGCCCGGCGCAGCGAGCTATTCGCGCAAAGAAATTGATGAATTGGGCGAGCAGGCGCGTGTGCTGGGCGCAAAAGGGCTGGTGACGGTGGCGCTGGGCGCCGATGGCGTTCGCTCGCCGTTGACCAAAGCCATGAGTGAGGCGCAGCTTGGGGCGATCATCACCAGGATGGAGGCGCAGACTGGCGATCTGCTGCTCTTCGTGGCCGACAGCGCCAAGGTTTGCAACGATGTCCTGTCACGCATGCGCGCGCGGCTGGGCGAGCGCCTGGGGCTGATCCCCAATGAGGTGATGGGCCTCTGCTGGGTGGTGGATTTTCCGCTGCTTGAATGGAATGAAGACGAGCGGCGCTATCAGGCGGAACATAACCCCTTCTCCGGTATGCAGGCTGGCGATGAGGCGCTGCTGGAGAGTGATCCGTTGAGGGTGCGGGCGCGCCAATATGATGTGATCTGCAACGGCTATGAGATCGGCGGGGGCAGTATTCGTATCAACCAGGCTGAGTTGCAGCGGCGCGTTTTCCGGCTGCTGGGGCTGTCGGACGAACAGATTCAGGAGCAGTTTGGGCATATGCTGGAGGCGTTTGAGTATGGGGCGCCGCCGCATGGCGGCATTGCGCTGGGCCTGGACCGCCTGGTGATGCTGCTGGCGGATGAGGAGAGCATCCGCGAGGTGATCGCTTTCCCGAAGACGCAGAGCGCGCAAGACCTGTTGATGCAGGCCCCTTCGTCGGTTGCGCCGGAGCAACTGCGCGAACTGCGTCTGCGTGTGCAAGAGTAA